The proteins below are encoded in one region of Methanofollis aquaemaris:
- a CDS encoding YbbN family protein, with protein MPVQVLYYFQDGCMGCMEQEPINREVTALLGVEIEARNAVEHPEEIRTFGLKVTPTLLVLVDSEVKERFEGVVHAEALEAAIKKYLVREA; from the coding sequence ATGCCGGTGCAGGTGCTCTACTATTTTCAGGACGGGTGCATGGGATGCATGGAGCAGGAACCGATCAACCGGGAGGTGACGGCTCTGCTCGGGGTCGAGATCGAGGCCCGCAATGCAGTCGAGCATCCTGAAGAGATCAGAACCTTCGGACTGAAGGTGACGCCCACCCTTCTGGTCCTGGTGGACAGCGAGGTGAAAGAGCGGTTCGAAGGGGTGGTGCACGCCGAGGCGCTGGAAGCGGCGATCAAAAAATATCTTGTTCGCGAAGCGTGA
- a CDS encoding hemolysin family protein, with product MTPDEIVLIGLFVVCLVMSGFFSSAEVALISITRAKVRTLVNEERDGAEALAQLKEYPDHILITILIGNNVVNVGAASLATAVAIARFGDAGVGIATGVVVILMLVFGEIGPKTYAARYTDRLALFAAPWILLMAKVLYPLLWGYDRFSSHFSLMQGAEPSITEEEIKEWIDVGEEEGTIEEEEREMLYSVFKFGETTAREIMTPRVDVVVIEDTNSMEGSINLFNETGLSRLPVYHDQIDNVVGVLNVKDVFSAEFSKEEASISEMMYDAFFVPESKMIDDLLKEMQIRKVHMAIVLDEYGGFAGVVTVEDILEELVGEILDEFDEEEPAIQKLGGGVYMVDAQVWVEHLNEDLEVALPVGESYETIGGLIFNMLGHLPLRGEVVKLKDGTSLAVMQMRGRRITKVKLIFPPPPAEGGENR from the coding sequence ATGACACCCGATGAGATTGTTTTAATCGGGCTTTTTGTCGTCTGTCTCGTTATGTCTGGTTTTTTTTCCAGTGCTGAAGTGGCGCTGATCTCGATCACGAGAGCGAAGGTTCGGACCCTTGTCAACGAAGAGAGGGACGGTGCCGAAGCCCTCGCACAGTTGAAAGAATATCCCGACCACATCCTCATCACCATCCTCATCGGGAACAATGTCGTGAACGTGGGGGCTGCCTCGCTGGCGACGGCCGTCGCCATCGCGCGCTTCGGTGATGCAGGTGTCGGGATCGCCACCGGGGTCGTCGTCATCCTGATGCTGGTCTTCGGTGAGATCGGGCCCAAGACCTATGCGGCCAGGTACACCGATAGGCTCGCCCTCTTTGCCGCCCCCTGGATCCTCCTTATGGCGAAGGTTCTGTACCCCCTCCTCTGGGGCTACGACCGGTTCAGTTCCCATTTCTCCCTCATGCAGGGTGCGGAACCCTCGATCACCGAGGAGGAGATCAAGGAATGGATCGACGTCGGCGAGGAAGAAGGAACGATCGAGGAGGAAGAGCGCGAGATGCTCTACTCGGTTTTCAAGTTCGGGGAGACGACCGCCCGTGAGATCATGACGCCGAGGGTGGATGTGGTGGTGATCGAGGACACCAATTCCATGGAGGGTTCCATCAACCTCTTCAACGAGACCGGGCTCTCCCGCCTGCCGGTCTACCACGACCAGATCGACAACGTGGTCGGTGTCCTCAATGTCAAGGACGTCTTTTCGGCTGAGTTCTCGAAAGAAGAGGCCTCGATCAGCGAGATGATGTACGACGCCTTCTTCGTCCCCGAGTCGAAGATGATCGACGACCTCCTCAAGGAGATGCAGATCCGCAAGGTCCACATGGCCATCGTCCTCGACGAATACGGCGGGTTTGCCGGCGTGGTGACGGTGGAAGACATCCTGGAGGAACTGGTCGGCGAGATCCTGGACGAGTTCGACGAGGAGGAACCGGCGATCCAGAAACTCGGCGGCGGAGTCTATATGGTCGACGCCCAGGTCTGGGTCGAGCACCTCAACGAGGATCTGGAGGTGGCGCTCCCGGTCGGCGAGTCATATGAGACGATCGGCGGTCTGATCTTCAATATGCTCGGTCATCTTCCGTTGAGGGGCGAGGTGGTCAAACTCAAGGACGGAACCTCCCTGGCGGTGATGCAGATGCGGGGCCGGCGGATCACCAAGGTCAAACTCATCTTCCCGCCGCCACCGGCCGAGGGGGGAGAGAATCGTTAA
- a CDS encoding HVO_0476 family zinc finger protein — MYITVVCPQCEDETDHEVLKEAPGDLLVRCTVCGSIYHIPVPKERLINVKAIVSMEKESLVGSVELLEDDVVSLWDNLVAECGDEAISVEVSSIEVGDRRVKQAKASEISALWTRVIEEVIVKASIHHGAKTIPLYQQCDGEEVFAVDEVYTFGDVRFRISHIKMRTGQLLRKEGWKTVAKKIKRIYGNKM; from the coding sequence ATGTACATCACCGTTGTCTGTCCGCAGTGCGAGGACGAGACCGACCATGAGGTCCTCAAGGAGGCACCGGGCGACCTCCTGGTGCGTTGTACCGTCTGCGGATCCATCTACCATATCCCGGTCCCGAAGGAACGGCTCATCAACGTGAAGGCGATCGTAAGCATGGAGAAGGAGTCGCTGGTGGGCAGCGTCGAACTTCTGGAGGACGATGTCGTCTCGCTCTGGGACAACCTCGTCGCGGAGTGCGGGGATGAGGCGATCTCGGTCGAGGTCTCCTCCATCGAGGTCGGCGACCGCCGGGTGAAGCAGGCAAAAGCTTCAGAGATCTCGGCCCTCTGGACGCGGGTGATCGAGGAGGTCATCGTCAAGGCCTCGATCCACCATGGGGCGAAGACGATACCCCTATACCAGCAGTGCGACGGGGAAGAGGTCTTCGCTGTGGATGAGGTCTACACCTTTGGCGATGTCAGGTTCAGGATCTCGCACATCAAGATGCGCACCGGACAACTCCTCAGAAAAGAGGGCTGGAAGACAGTTGCAAAAAAGATCAAGCGGATCTACGGCAACAAGATGTGA
- a CDS encoding CBS domain-containing ParB/RepB/Spo0J family partition protein yields the protein MDKKRVKDYMTYDVVTVNVNETARDVIDYIQKTRHDGFPVINDQKKVLGYISARDLLAVHPETPVERIMSRHLIVADPEMSVNDAARVIFRSGIQKLPVVDEEDRLIGIISNADVIRSQIEHVSPEKVFNFMDTLRRLHNIEPSLERGYVPINDLLPTQPKIYEDELEGRMYEIKKGLAEPLIVVRRPGRFILVDGHHRAIAAKRLGYKTLDAYIINIAEKIELGMERTAQAQNLKTLDDIKVMDYARHPLVAVTHRLVRQS from the coding sequence ATGGACAAAAAGCGGGTCAAGGACTACATGACCTATGACGTCGTCACTGTCAACGTCAACGAGACCGCCCGTGATGTCATCGACTATATCCAGAAGACACGGCATGACGGATTCCCTGTTATCAACGATCAGAAAAAAGTTCTCGGATATATCTCGGCCAGGGACTTGCTGGCCGTCCACCCGGAGACTCCGGTCGAGCGGATCATGAGCCGCCACCTCATCGTCGCCGACCCGGAGATGAGCGTCAATGATGCCGCCAGGGTGATCTTCCGGTCAGGGATCCAGAAACTTCCGGTCGTGGACGAGGAGGACCGGCTCATCGGGATCATCTCCAACGCCGACGTGATCAGGTCACAGATCGAGCATGTCTCTCCTGAAAAGGTCTTCAACTTTATGGACACCCTCCGAAGGCTCCACAATATCGAGCCGAGCCTGGAGCGGGGATATGTCCCGATCAACGACCTTCTCCCGACCCAGCCAAAGATCTATGAGGACGAACTGGAGGGGCGGATGTACGAGATCAAGAAAGGGCTTGCAGAACCCTTGATCGTGGTCAGGCGTCCGGGACGCTTCATCCTCGTCGACGGCCACCACCGGGCGATCGCCGCAAAGCGCCTGGGTTACAAGACGCTTGACGCCTATATCATCAATATCGCAGAGAAGATCGAACTCGGCATGGAACGGACGGCACAGGCACAGAACCTCAAGACCCTCGACGACATCAAGGTCATGGACTATGCCCGCCATCCCCTCGTCGCCGTCACTCACCGCCTGGTGCGGCAGAGTTAG
- a CDS encoding cobyric acid synthase encodes MSLMVLGTASHVGKSTVVAGICRALKNRGIGNAPFKSQNMSLNSWVTADGAEIGIAQAVQARAAGVEPTAEMNPVLLKPKGEMVSQVVLLGRPYRDVRIGEYYRETDALLDTAVRAFTHLEEEHGTVVVEGAGGAAELNLYDRDIANIRLARALGLPILLVADIERGGVFAQAYGTITLLPEDIRPLVAGIIVNKFRGDPTLFDSGVDALEEICGVPVLGVLPYTETGLPSEDSLSIGDKQTRSEGVGIAVVRLPHIANFTDFELLERRAAVTYVRPGEPLAGYDCVIIPGTKNTIEDLRLLRSTGAADEICRVRASGVPVIGICGGFQMLGRRLVDLGYEGDGPAEAEGLGLLDVTTAFSAYTKTTRQVRHRAADTPPILSLMGEVSGYEIHMGTTERGADGPAFGEDGAVSADGLVIGTYLHGLFSDASAVDALLGYLAGRKGIEYRSAEDDGDPYDRLASLFEAHLDMSRVAALALGGGREGYLYEGRDQP; translated from the coding sequence ATGTCACTGATGGTCCTCGGGACCGCCTCCCATGTCGGCAAGAGCACGGTCGTCGCCGGGATCTGCCGGGCCCTGAAGAACCGGGGCATCGGAAACGCCCCCTTCAAGTCACAGAACATGAGCCTCAACTCCTGGGTGACCGCCGACGGGGCCGAGATCGGGATCGCCCAGGCGGTCCAGGCCCGTGCCGCCGGCGTCGAACCCACGGCCGAGATGAACCCCGTCCTCCTCAAACCGAAGGGCGAGATGGTCTCGCAGGTTGTTCTCCTTGGTCGGCCGTATCGGGATGTCAGGATCGGCGAATACTATCGCGAGACCGACGCCCTCCTCGATACCGCGGTCAGGGCCTTCACCCATCTTGAAGAGGAGCACGGGACGGTCGTCGTGGAGGGCGCCGGCGGCGCCGCCGAACTCAACCTCTATGACCGCGACATCGCCAACATCAGGCTCGCCCGCGCTCTCGGCCTGCCCATCCTTCTGGTCGCCGACATCGAACGGGGCGGGGTCTTCGCCCAGGCCTATGGGACGATTACTCTCCTCCCCGAGGACATCCGCCCCCTGGTCGCCGGGATCATCGTCAACAAGTTCAGGGGCGATCCCACCCTCTTTGACTCAGGCGTCGACGCCCTCGAAGAAATCTGCGGCGTCCCGGTCCTCGGAGTCCTCCCCTACACCGAGACCGGGCTGCCATCGGAAGATTCTCTCTCCATCGGGGACAAACAAACCCGGAGCGAGGGTGTCGGGATCGCCGTCGTCAGGCTCCCGCACATCGCCAACTTCACCGACTTCGAACTCCTGGAACGGCGGGCCGCGGTCACCTATGTCAGGCCCGGCGAACCGCTCGCGGGCTACGACTGCGTCATCATCCCCGGCACCAAAAACACCATCGAAGACCTGCGCCTCCTCCGGTCTACCGGGGCCGCCGACGAGATCTGCCGGGTCCGGGCCTCTGGCGTGCCGGTCATCGGGATCTGTGGGGGTTTCCAGATGCTGGGCCGGCGGCTCGTCGACCTCGGGTACGAGGGCGATGGCCCGGCCGAGGCCGAGGGTCTTGGCCTCCTCGACGTGACGACCGCCTTCTCGGCCTACACCAAGACCACCAGGCAGGTGCGTCACCGTGCGGCCGACACCCCTCCTATCCTCTCTCTGATGGGGGAGGTGAGCGGCTACGAGATCCATATGGGCACGACCGAACGGGGCGCCGACGGTCCGGCCTTCGGCGAGGACGGCGCGGTGAGCGCTGACGGCCTGGTCATCGGAACTTATCTCCATGGACTCTTCTCAGACGCCAGCGCAGTCGACGCTCTCCTCGGTTACCTGGCCGGGCGGAAGGGGATCGAGTACCGTTCGGCAGAGGACGACGGCGACCCGTACGACCGACTTGCGTCGCTCTTTGAGGCGCACCTCGACATGAGCCGGGTCGCCGCCCTCGCTCTTGGGGGCGGGCGCGAGGGTTACCTTTACGAGGGGCGTGACCAACCGTGA
- the xseB gene encoding exodeoxyribonuclease VII small subunit, protein MKKTYEDLIHELKETIKKIEDDSTGLEESIALYEKGEELVRECERLLDEAEVRVTTLTQG, encoded by the coding sequence ATGAAAAAGACGTACGAAGACCTGATACATGAACTGAAAGAGACGATCAAAAAGATCGAGGACGATTCGACCGGGCTTGAGGAGAGCATCGCCCTCTACGAGAAGGGGGAGGAGTTGGTCAGGGAGTGCGAGCGCCTCCTCGACGAAGCCGAGGTGCGAGTCACCACTCTTACTCAGGGATAG
- a CDS encoding type II secretion system protein E, whose amino-acid sequence MVMRCSFTLDPELLEALDAFARKGSIGRNEAILELIEAGFASLEAGEEFEIKKQRSFEEYATIRKDVEEMKGLVQNMRDELRLVHHTIESDYCKEARGVPYQRRSLWDYMKRRD is encoded by the coding sequence ATGGTGATGCGGTGTTCTTTCACCCTCGATCCGGAACTCCTCGAAGCCCTTGACGCCTTCGCCAGGAAAGGCTCGATCGGGCGGAACGAGGCTATCCTTGAGTTGATCGAGGCAGGTTTTGCCAGCCTTGAGGCCGGAGAAGAGTTTGAGATTAAGAAACAGCGTTCATTTGAGGAGTACGCCACGATCAGAAAAGATGTCGAGGAGATGAAGGGCCTCGTCCAGAATATGCGCGACGAGTTGAGGCTCGTCCACCATACCATCGAATCGGACTACTGCAAGGAGGCGCGCGGCGTACCCTACCAGCGGCGGAGCCTCTGGGACTATATGAAGAGACGGGATTAA
- the xseA gene encoding exodeoxyribonuclease VII large subunit, translating into MGPGEGPDGPAVLGVAEVTGIIRNALDLPELAGLWVRGEVTNYTHARSGHRYFSLGETPGGERALINAVMFRGSARALSFEPAEGMDVLAYGRVDVYGPQGKYQFYVEDMRLAGEGEKHLLVERWKRDLAAEGCFEVSRKKGIPAFPRRVAVVTSPTGAVLHDITNVLSRRYPLEVLLSPTAVQGETADIEIAGAIRRADGLADVLIVGRGGGSFEDLFPFNRPEVVRAIAACETPVISAVGHEVDVTLADLAADLRAPTPSAAAELAVPDRKRLLEDLGVDRRRMREGMVAALDRRRAGLEDMRLRLRRGRPLRRVAEVRQQTADLEERLFRAAAAKVKNERLVLQGLKAGLEGKNPYAPLRRGYALALRDGEVVRSAGDLGPGDRLDLLLADGRAGVVVECVHDEKDVRRPDT; encoded by the coding sequence ATGGGTCCGGGAGAGGGGCCCGACGGTCCGGCGGTCCTCGGGGTCGCCGAGGTCACCGGGATCATCAGGAACGCCCTGGACCTCCCCGAGCTCGCGGGGCTCTGGGTGCGGGGCGAGGTCACCAACTACACGCACGCGCGTTCCGGTCACCGTTACTTTTCCCTCGGCGAGACACCGGGAGGAGAGCGTGCGCTCATCAATGCGGTGATGTTCAGGGGGAGCGCACGCGCCCTCTCCTTCGAACCGGCCGAGGGGATGGACGTCCTCGCCTATGGGCGCGTGGACGTGTACGGGCCGCAGGGGAAATACCAGTTCTATGTCGAGGACATGCGCCTGGCCGGGGAGGGCGAGAAGCACCTTCTGGTCGAGCGGTGGAAACGTGACCTTGCGGCCGAGGGGTGTTTCGAGGTTTCACGGAAAAAAGGGATCCCCGCGTTCCCGCGGCGGGTGGCGGTCGTCACCTCGCCGACCGGCGCGGTTCTCCACGACATCACCAATGTCCTCTCGCGCCGTTACCCTCTCGAAGTCCTCCTCTCGCCGACGGCAGTCCAGGGGGAGACGGCCGATATCGAGATCGCCGGGGCGATCAGGCGGGCAGACGGTCTGGCCGACGTGCTGATTGTCGGGCGAGGGGGCGGGAGTTTTGAAGATCTCTTCCCCTTCAACCGCCCCGAAGTGGTGCGGGCGATCGCCGCATGCGAGACGCCGGTGATCAGCGCGGTCGGGCATGAGGTGGACGTCACCCTCGCAGACCTGGCGGCAGACCTGCGGGCGCCGACGCCTTCGGCCGCGGCCGAACTTGCGGTGCCCGACCGGAAAAGGCTCCTCGAAGACCTGGGGGTCGACCGCCGCCGGATGAGGGAGGGGATGGTCGCGGCGCTCGATCGGCGGCGGGCCGGGCTTGAAGATATGCGGCTCAGACTCAGACGAGGGCGACCGCTGCGCCGGGTGGCCGAGGTCAGGCAGCAGACCGCCGACCTCGAAGAGCGGCTCTTCCGGGCCGCTGCGGCGAAGGTGAAGAACGAGCGGCTGGTTCTGCAGGGGCTGAAGGCCGGGCTCGAGGGGAAGAACCCGTACGCTCCCCTCAGGAGAGGGTATGCCCTCGCCCTCAGGGACGGCGAGGTGGTGAGGTCGGCCGGCGACCTCGGTCCCGGCGACCGGCTCGACCTTCTCCTCGCCGACGGGCGGGCCGGGGTTGTGGTGGAGTGTGTACACGATGAAAAAGACGTACGAAGACCTGATACATGA
- a CDS encoding sugar phosphate isomerase/epimerase family protein, with amino-acid sequence MLRLAVSSMFFHEYPVDEIFSSVEEAGLSGVEFWVETPHYWLRGHPLHELKAAVRAHPLLAPITLHAPVLDLNPCSINPRVAAASQQYAVEAVELAGAVGAAVVTVHPGRRTARRPPSRYDYEHFETYLARLRQAAEGIGVKVAVENMEPKVNSLLCTPEEMREVLDVNPWLWLTLDVAHAMAVSEGEVFRYIEACGDRIANVHLSVASNGRRHLSVAGNREACAFVRALENAGYCGPLTLEIEDQSFARPLSLEEKVMVLREERRYVARCLS; translated from the coding sequence ATGCTCCGTCTTGCCGTCTCCAGCATGTTCTTCCACGAATACCCGGTCGACGAGATCTTTTCCTCGGTCGAGGAGGCCGGGCTCTCGGGGGTGGAGTTCTGGGTCGAGACCCCGCACTACTGGCTTCGAGGCCACCCCCTGCATGAACTCAAGGCGGCCGTGCGAGCCCACCCCCTCCTTGCCCCCATCACTCTCCATGCCCCGGTCCTCGACCTCAACCCCTGCTCCATCAACCCCAGGGTCGCCGCCGCCTCCCAGCAGTACGCTGTCGAGGCGGTCGAACTGGCCGGTGCGGTGGGGGCCGCGGTGGTCACCGTCCACCCCGGTCGGAGGACGGCCAGACGCCCGCCGAGTCGGTATGACTATGAGCACTTCGAGACCTATCTCGCGCGCCTCCGTCAGGCGGCCGAGGGCATCGGGGTGAAGGTAGCAGTCGAGAATATGGAGCCAAAGGTAAACTCCCTCCTCTGCACCCCTGAGGAGATGCGCGAGGTGCTTGACGTCAACCCCTGGCTCTGGCTCACCCTCGACGTCGCCCACGCCATGGCCGTCTCTGAAGGGGAAGTCTTCCGGTACATCGAGGCTTGTGGGGACCGGATCGCCAATGTCCACCTGAGTGTAGCCTCAAACGGGCGACGGCATCTCTCGGTCGCTGGAAATCGTGAGGCGTGTGCTTTTGTCCGCGCTCTTGAGAATGCGGGCTACTGCGGCCCGCTTACTCTGGAAATAGAGGACCAGAGCTTTGCGCGTCCCCTCTCTCTGGAGGAGAAGGTCATGGTCCTCAGAGAAGAACGACGATATGTGGCCCGGTGCCTCTCCTGA
- a CDS encoding Hsp20/alpha crystallin family protein encodes MARRRGFYSFWRDFDEMMNEMRGDMESRVQSLITETGAGKYLPVVRGEELRVDVCAHEGEVMVVADLPGVEKENISLRLINPGLLEISAIQTQEQEAEEAGYFMRERYYGTVRRAVELPVEVKEEDASATFKNGVLEVHLKKVEEEKGAAIPIE; translated from the coding sequence ATGGCACGAAGAAGAGGTTTTTACTCGTTCTGGAGAGATTTCGATGAGATGATGAACGAGATGCGGGGAGATATGGAGAGCCGCGTCCAGTCCCTCATCACCGAGACCGGCGCAGGGAAGTACCTCCCGGTTGTCAGGGGGGAAGAGTTGCGAGTGGACGTCTGCGCCCATGAGGGCGAGGTGATGGTCGTCGCCGATCTTCCTGGTGTCGAGAAGGAAAACATCTCCCTGCGGCTCATCAACCCGGGGCTCCTTGAGATCTCGGCGATCCAGACACAGGAACAGGAGGCCGAAGAGGCGGGGTACTTCATGCGTGAACGGTACTATGGGACCGTACGGCGAGCCGTCGAACTCCCGGTGGAGGTGAAGGAAGAAGACGCGAGCGCCACCTTCAAGAATGGCGTCCTCGAAGTCCACCTCAAGAAGGTGGAGGAAGAAAAGGGAGCCGCCATCCCGATCGAATAA
- a CDS encoding YkgJ family cysteine cluster protein: MREEPFTCTLCGKCCMGFGRYITIIKRTGPQEYRCQETITRQEFAARVEGEYLPVFRRPSVQWSRPAACPFLREDSGRYICTIYAYRPEFCREYVCSRMRVLRDGEIAGELKGRRNLKTGDRKLQRIWDEEIEPLSLPEFEWENETDRILTGAGYEAVWYRQQED, translated from the coding sequence ATGAGAGAAGAGCCCTTCACCTGCACCCTCTGTGGCAAGTGCTGCATGGGCTTCGGGCGCTATATCACCATCATCAAACGGACCGGACCACAGGAGTATCGGTGCCAGGAGACGATCACCAGACAGGAGTTTGCAGCCAGGGTCGAGGGCGAGTATCTCCCGGTCTTCAGGCGGCCGTCGGTACAGTGGTCACGGCCTGCGGCATGCCCATTTCTCAGAGAGGACAGCGGGAGATATATCTGCACGATCTATGCCTATCGTCCTGAATTCTGCAGAGAGTATGTCTGCTCCAGGATGCGGGTGCTCAGAGACGGTGAGATCGCAGGCGAACTGAAGGGCAGGCGGAACCTCAAGACCGGTGACAGGAAGTTGCAGCGGATCTGGGACGAAGAGATCGAGCCGCTCTCCCTGCCTGAGTTCGAATGGGAAAATGAGACCGACCGGATCCTCACCGGCGCAGGCTATGAGGCAGTCTGGTACCGACAGCAGGAGGACTGA
- the purN gene encoding phosphoribosylglycinamide formyltransferase, with amino-acid sequence MKRIAVLASGRGSNFQAVLDALAAGTIQAECVRLITDNPRAYAITRAREAGVEVAVLDYRAYSSKEAYEADLLAAMQACQADLFVLAGYMRIVGEVIVEAFAGRMINIHPALLPSFAGLHAQRQAVEYGVKVAGCTVHFVDTGMDSGPIISQRCVPVLEDDDEDSLADRIIEEEHRALPEAVALFCEDRIQVEGRRVRVLPPA; translated from the coding sequence ATGAAGCGCATCGCAGTGCTGGCATCCGGAAGGGGCTCGAACTTCCAGGCCGTCCTCGACGCCCTGGCCGCGGGCACGATCCAGGCCGAGTGTGTCAGGCTGATCACCGACAATCCCCGCGCCTATGCGATCACCCGCGCTCGGGAGGCCGGGGTCGAGGTGGCAGTCCTCGACTATCGCGCGTACTCCTCGAAGGAGGCCTACGAGGCTGACCTTCTGGCGGCGATGCAGGCGTGCCAGGCCGACCTCTTTGTGCTGGCAGGCTACATGCGAATCGTGGGTGAGGTGATTGTGGAAGCCTTTGCCGGTCGGATGATCAACATCCACCCGGCCCTCCTCCCGAGTTTCGCCGGCCTCCACGCGCAGCGGCAGGCGGTCGAGTACGGGGTGAAGGTGGCCGGGTGCACCGTCCACTTTGTCGACACCGGGATGGACAGCGGTCCGATCATCAGCCAGCGTTGCGTGCCGGTGCTCGAGGACGACGACGAAGACAGTCTTGCCGACCGAATCATCGAGGAAGAGCACCGCGCCCTCCCTGAGGCGGTGGCCCTCTTCTGCGAGGACCGGATCCAGGTCGAAGGCCGGCGCGTCCGG
- a CDS encoding DUF371 domain-containing protein, whose translation MKARDIIHCRGHPNVQALHPTTFEVTTAPDLSLAGDCIVGVAADKGAADLDPTLKSILADDRAEVTVRLRAGEVEVIVHARGSAGLALDHPADLVWRRSSFVCGRTAAVGSDTVAKTIDRRLVALLQEGADLVVEIEASIPE comes from the coding sequence ATGAAGGCACGGGACATCATCCACTGCCGCGGTCACCCGAATGTCCAGGCGCTCCACCCCACCACCTTTGAGGTGACCACAGCGCCTGACCTCAGCCTGGCAGGCGACTGCATCGTCGGAGTCGCGGCCGACAAAGGGGCCGCCGACCTGGACCCCACACTCAAAAGCATCCTTGCCGACGACCGGGCCGAGGTGACCGTCAGGCTGCGGGCCGGCGAGGTCGAGGTGATCGTCCATGCCAGGGGGAGCGCCGGGCTCGCCCTCGACCACCCCGCCGACCTGGTCTGGCGGAGAAGTTCCTTTGTCTGCGGACGGACCGCCGCTGTCGGCTCGGACACCGTCGCTAAAACCATCGACCGACGTCTGGTCGCACTCCTCCAGGAAGGAGCCGACCTCGTCGTCGAGATCGAGGCCTCTATCCCTGAGTAA
- a CDS encoding nucleotidyltransferase family protein, which produces MCGGEGTRLRPLTFGRPKPCIPIVNRPSITHLVTHLADLGFTEMVVTLGYKGNDIEEALGDGSLFGAEITYVHEEIKLGTAGSVKNAQQFLDGSPFLVVGGDHVADLNLLEFYREHLKTDAIATIGLISIDEPSEYGIAEIDVNYDIKRFKEKPGPGETFSNLASTGMYVCDPEIFDYIPEGEKVDFARNVFPALLQEGRKVKAWLARGNWTDVGSPRSLRQAERWKLQEIATTNISGDLHVKGAKIVGPVSLGSSISLGTNSQIIGPVSIGRGTTIESNVLIGPYTSIGEDCVIKSNVKIFSSSIYNQVVIGNRTTISGAIIDNDTIIGDDGSVENDTVIGPRVVLQNGVTIHSGTRLWPEVIVPDGSVVKEHVLNEKYDLRCEGS; this is translated from the coding sequence ATGTGTGGCGGTGAGGGCACCCGCCTGCGGCCGCTCACCTTTGGGCGTCCCAAACCGTGCATTCCGATCGTGAATAGGCCCTCGATCACCCATCTGGTCACCCACCTTGCCGACCTCGGCTTCACCGAGATGGTCGTCACCCTTGGATACAAGGGCAACGACATCGAGGAGGCCCTCGGTGACGGGTCGCTCTTCGGTGCGGAGATCACCTATGTCCACGAGGAGATCAAACTCGGGACGGCAGGGAGTGTCAAGAACGCCCAGCAGTTCTTGGACGGCTCGCCCTTCCTCGTCGTCGGAGGTGACCATGTGGCGGACCTCAACCTCCTTGAGTTCTACCGTGAGCACCTCAAGACCGATGCCATCGCCACCATCGGACTCATCTCCATCGACGAACCCTCGGAGTACGGGATCGCGGAGATCGATGTGAACTATGACATCAAGCGGTTCAAGGAGAAGCCAGGTCCTGGCGAGACCTTCTCGAATCTGGCATCGACCGGGATGTACGTCTGCGACCCCGAGATCTTCGACTATATCCCCGAGGGTGAGAAGGTCGACTTTGCCCGCAATGTCTTCCCCGCCCTCCTGCAGGAAGGACGGAAGGTCAAGGCCTGGCTTGCACGCGGGAACTGGACCGACGTGGGCAGCCCGCGTTCGCTCCGCCAGGCCGAGCGCTGGAAGCTCCAGGAGATCGCGACGACCAACATCTCCGGCGACCTTCATGTGAAGGGGGCGAAGATCGTCGGCCCGGTCTCGCTGGGGAGTTCGATCTCGCTTGGCACCAACTCGCAGATAATCGGCCCGGTCTCCATCGGCCGCGGGACCACCATCGAGAGCAATGTTCTCATCGGGCCGTATACGAGTATAGGTGAGGACTGCGTCATCAAGAGCAACGTGAAGATCTTCTCATCCTCTATCTACAATCAGGTCGTCATCGGCAACAGGACCACTATCTCCGGGGCGATCATCGACAACGACACTATCATCGGCGACGACGGTTCGGTCGAGAACGATACGGTCATCGGCCCCAGGGTCGTGCTCCAGAACGGCGTCACCATCCATTCGGGGACCAGGCTCTGGCCTGAGGTGATCGTCCCCGACGGTTCGGTGGTCAAGGAGCATGTGCTCAACGAGAAGTACGACCTCAGGTGCGAGGGGTCGTAG